Within the Malaclemys terrapin pileata isolate rMalTer1 chromosome 24, rMalTer1.hap1, whole genome shotgun sequence genome, the region AGAGCTTTTTTTACACCGTGTCATGCATGTCACAACTATAATCTCTTTTTGGGAGACGTGGCCAAAACATGTCCAGATGTGATGAGTTTCTTCGGAGCCTTGCAGCATATTTATGTCCTTTTTTCTGCATCTACTAAAAGATGGACTATTTTTAGAAACCATGTTACTGGCTTTTCTGTAAAGCCTCTTTGCGAAACACGCTGGGAATGTTCAATGCAAAGCGTTAAGGCTCTGCGGAACCAAGCAGGGGAGTTTTATGATGCCCTCGTAGAGGTAGCAGAAACAACTGATGATGCTCAAGCAAAAAATGAAGCTGAATGGCTGGCTATTCAAATGAAGAATTATAAGTTTTTGGTTTCACTAGTTTTCTGGCACGATTTACTTTTTCAAGTGAATTTTGTGAGCAAAGAGCTACAGAGTGATACAATGGATATTTCTGCAGGAATTTCTTCTTTCAAAAAGCTTTGTAACTGGTTAAAAACGTACCGAGAGAAGGGTTTTCAAGAAGTGTTAATTGGTGCCAATGAACTCGCCAAAGATCTAGATGTGACTCCAGTATTCCAGACTAAAAGCTTGCGCAAACGAAAACAATTTGAGTACGAGTCTGCAGACGAGCCTTTTTCTGATGCAAAAGACGCTTACAGAGTGCAATGCTTCAATCAAGTGTTAGACAAAGCTTTACAGTCACTTGAACCGAGGTTTGAACAGTTACAAAAGCATGTGagtttatttggatttttatgtGAATTCAAAAATCTTCCCAAGGACACACTACGAAAATCTGCTGCAGATCTGGAACTCGCATTGACAGAGGTGAAACTGGTGCAGGAAAACGAAGAAGTTTCAACTGTAAAATCAGCTGACCTAAATGGCTACATGCTTTGTGAAGAACTGGAAGCATTAAAGCCAATTCTTCTGTCTGATTGTAGAAACCCCCTAAAAATGCTTCAATTTCTTGCAtataataaccgatcaacagcattcCCAAATTTATTTATAGCAATTCGAATCTTCCTGACTATTCCAGGAACTGTAGCCTCAGGAGAGAggagcttctcaaagttaaatcTAATTAAAACATATCTGCGATCTACAATGCAGGAAGACCAATTAAACAGTTTGGCAATCATGTCAATTGAATGCGAAGTAATGAAGAGCTTACAGTTAGGCAATATACTGAAAGATTTTGCTGAACAAAAAGCAAGGAagataaagttttaaaaacagaGAGGTGAGGTGTACAATAAAGTTCCTCTTAACCAACTTGATATTTgtaatatatgatgcaatgtacgtAATATACAATGTTGATATtgatatagttatggaaagtaaataatacatggaagaaattagaGGGGTTTTTTACAtggttttttttagtcatccctgccggggacCCActgaaaatgttcgaattgggccccgcacttcctaaagcttgCCCTGAATGGATTGCACCTTCAgaaagttcatggatgacactaagctgtggggagaggtagatatgctggaaggtagggatagggtccagagtgaccaaaccaattggaggattgggctaaaagaaatctgatgaggttcaacaaggacaagtgcagagtcctgcagttaggacggaagaatcccatgcactgctacaggctggggaccgactggctaagcagcagttctgcaagaaaggacctggggattatagtggatgagaagctggatatgagtcagcagtgtgcccttgttgccaagaaggccaacaggatactgggctgcattagtaggagcattgccagcagattgagggaagtgattattcccctctattcggcactggtgaggccacatctggagtattgcatccagttttggggtccccactacagaaaggatgtggacaaattagagtccagcggagggcaacaaaaatgatgagggggctggggcacatgacttacgaggagaggctgagggaactggggttatttaatctgcagaagagaagagtgagggaggatttgatagcagccttcaactacctgaaggggggttccaaagaggatggagctcggctattttcagtggtggcagatgacagaacaaggaacaatggtgtcaagttgcagggggggaggtctaggttggatattaggaaaacctatttcaccaggagggtggtgaagcactggaatgggctccctagggaggtggtggaatctccacccttagaggtttttaaggtcaggcttgacaaagccctggctggaatgatttaggtggggattggtcctgctttgaggaggcggttggactagatgacctcctgaggtctcttccaaccctgatattctatgattccttcataCCTAGAGACATGCCCTCAAACACTCCCACCAGTCAGTCATGCATGGGCAAACTGGGTTTCCTTTTAAAGATGGAGCTTTTCCTGTTGATGTTTCCTTGTGGTATATGAAAATGCCTGGCACTGGGCAAGAAGATTGAAGGGATTGTATCTCCATGCATGGAGTGCCCTCTTCTGGTGCCATAGGGTGGTTGTGTATACActgcaaggtcacacacacacactctatctctctctctctctctctccttgtgagGCCCTCTTCACATTCCCCTCCGTTCATTCTATCATGATTCAGAATTGGGCATAAAGACGGCTATTTCTCAGGCCTCCATGCTAAGTGCTGATAACATGCACAGAGCACAGTCCCTCCGTGTGACCGTTTCTGAACAGGTAGATGGCAGCTGCTGAGTCTCACGGCACTGTTAGTGGCATGGTGGCTCTAGAGAATATTGGATCAATAGCGAAGGAATTGGTGGAGtttaaattaaactgattttttcccccctgttgcACTTTTTTGCTTATGGGGGGCTGCGTTTCAAGGCTGTTGAGATGTAAGAGACAGAAACAGATTTAAATATGCTGGAGAGATATTGTGtcctacagacacacacacacacaggctacagggaaaagaaaattaaaaagcttTCCTCACAAGAGGGAGATACTcttctttgggcaagtcattctctccctttgccttggtttccccatccataacatggggatagtgatactgacttcctctgtaaagggctttgagagctAAAGATGAAAAGCATTGGACATGAGCTAAGTATATCTATTAATTAATTACATTAATATTATTAACACTGCCTAAAAATGAATGCAGAACAATGGCACAGGGACTCTCCCTCCCAAGAGAGTTGGCGGGGTAAGCCGTCTGAGTCCTGTTCCATGGCTGTAAGTCACAGAATTTCTTTATACATAACTCCACTACCtgcttttattaataaaatgggctctgctctgcaggcatcTGTCCCCGTGCATGCAGCTACGCGCTGGGTGATGAGGGGTGCTGGGACAAGGAGCCCTGGTCATAAATACTATGGCGTGGTTTTGTGGGGAGATAGGGGAAAAAAATGACcctacaataaacaaacaggtgGGAAGTAAATAGTGGGGCGCAGGAGAAAAAACTACACCTCCCACAAGTCCTAGAGGCATTGGAGGCCtgccccagtgcattgtgggcTTCATAGCCTCAGTTTTATTTTGATGAGTACTTCAATTCCCACGAGCCCTCGCGGCAGCAGACCCCCCCCGGTGCATCATGGGATTTGTAGTTTGTGGCGCTCTCaggactacaattcccatgagccCTCGCGgcgacagcccctccccccagcttgccCCGGTGCCTTATGGGATTTGTGGTCTCTAGCGCTATCAGGCCTGCGATTCCCACGAGCTCTTGCGGCCTGCCGCGCGGTGCACTGTGGGAGTTGCAGTCCGTTCGTCTCCCAGGCTGCCCCGCGCTGGCCCCGTTGCCCTTGGTGGCCTGCCCgctccgccccggccccgccatgCTGCCCGCTCGCCGCCTCCTGGCCCTCGGGCCCCGCGCCCTGCGCCTGCCCGGCCTCCGGGCCCCGGCTCGCTCCTACGCCGAGGCGGCCGCCGGCCCGGCCCAGATGTCCTTCACCTTCGCCTCGCCCACGCAGGTgccggggggcagcaggggggtgtgtgtgggggggtcctagGCCGGGcccggggggcagcaggggtgtgtgtgtgtgtggggggggggtcctaggccgggccgggggggcaccaggggtgtgtgtgtgtgtgtgtgtggggggggtcctaGGCCGGGCCCGGGGGgcaccaggggtgtgtgtgtgtgtgtggggggggtcctaGGCCGGGCCTGGGGGgcaccaggggtgtgtgtgtgtgtgtgtggggggggtcctaGGCCGGGcccggggggcagcaggggtgtgtgtgtgtgtgtggggggggggggtcctaggCCGGGCCCGGGGGgcaccaggggtgtgtgtgtgtgtgggggggtcctagGCCGGGCCTGGGGGgcaccaggggtgtgtgtgtgtgtgtgggggggtcctagGCCGGGCCCGGGGGgcaccaggggtgtgtgtgtgtgtgggggggtcctagGCCGGGCCTGGGGGgcaccaggggtgtgtgtgtgtgtgtgggggggtcctagGCCGGGcccggggggcagcaggggtgtgtgtgtgtgtgtgggggggggtcctaGGCCGGGCCCGGGGGgcaccaggggtgtgtgtggggggggggggggtcctaggCCGGGCCTGGGGGgcaccaggggtgtgtgtgtgtggggggggtcttaggcTGGGCCTGGGCGGGGTATGAAAGGTGTGGGGGGTCCTTAGGCTGGGCCTACACCGGCAGTGTTAGAGCTGGTGATGTGTGTCCCCAACCAGGCaggtctcttctcctcctccttcctgtctCCTCTCTGAGCTTCCCCTTGGAGCCTGCCCTGCGGCTGGCACAGGGGTGTTCTTTGCAGGGTGCTGGTATGGGCCAGTTAGATCTGTGCCTGAACATGCCGCCCCATCCTAGAGCGTGCGGGGGCTGTGCCATGTGGGGATGGCCAGGAAGAGTCCCCAGATGTGGAATTccgacacacacagacacacacacacaatcaggaGCCTGGGTGTAGTGACCTTCAGAGCATGGTGCAGGGCACCTCTTCTTGGCCCAGTGTCTGTCTGACTGTACAGCTCATTCCAcggcaggcagggggctgctaGAACCATTAAATGCAGGTGGTTTCCTGAAGGTTATATCCTGGTGTTGTGTGATGGCAACGATTTTTGTGTCTGGTCCCTCTGAAGCTTGATGCGGTGCCAGCCCTGTGAGAGCAAGGGGCTctcacagggctggggggagggggatatccCGAGCCTCTGATGGGAGCCATGAAAATGCCATTTATGCATCTAACCTCTGTTTGTGGATTGTTACATAGCGATAACAGACCCTGAAAAGAGTGTCCCACTGGTAGAGAAATGTTGTCCACGGCCTGTTTCAATCCAGCACAAGCTCTCTGCTAAAGGGGGAGAAATGCCCGAGTAGGTGCTGGGCAAACTATCTGCCCCGGCTGCCCAATGCAAGCAGGGGTCAGGCCCTAAGGAGCAGCCATTGAGGATGGAAGGGATTTAggagtgtttttattttaagagcCGGACACAGTAGTTCAGGCACAATACACTGGATTAGCAGATTATGGCCTAATCTTCCAGGCCGCCGACCTGAACCTGAACCCTTAGCCTGGTCCTGGGGCCCCCAGCACCCCTTAAGCTGACCCTTCAGCACCCAGCTCTGTTGTTTGTTTGTGCTGCAGTAGCACTGGGGACCCCAGGCATAGATCAGGGCCCCAGTATTTTGGGCACCGCGCGCACACAACGAAAAGGTGAGCTCCTCCCTGAGGATCTTGCAGCCTAAGTACCTTCTccaccctgcagcaccccctgctatgTCAGCTCTGCCCCCACACTTCtccgctctgccccaccccttacaTTCAGCGTTCCTGATGCTCCCCTCCTGCCTTTGTGGAGCTGCTGTGACGGCTGTTTTCCCTGTACCTGTGTGGTCAGGGTTGGCTCACAAGCGAGAGGTTTGGTCTGATTCCTAATGGTGCATGTGTTGGCATGGCATGCGTCTCCTGCTATGGAGGTGCCCAGGGTTAGCATGAGGCCTCAGGACTGGGCTAACTGCGGTGCTGTTGGTTgggattgaggtgcactggcagagttgtGAGAGGGGTGTCCTGGAGCTGGGCTAGCAAGGGGTGCTGCAGGTTAGGATTGAGGTGcatgggtggagtggggtgggagccCGTGTtgagccagcagggggtgctgcagttcAGGTCCGCGGTTGCATGGGCAGAGCGCTGGGGGGGAATCCGCAGGGCTGGAACAGAGCACTAGCACTGCAAGGCAGGACTTGtgctgcattggcagagctgcgtgGGAAGCTTGCGAGGAGCCTGCCTCGCTATCTCTCTCCTATCAGCCTCCTCGGCCAAGGTTCACTTTAAGGGCTCCCTACGCTCTTCCCAAGCTTCTCCAAACCGCTCCCTTTGTCTCTCTCGCCCACTCCCGACTCCATGACTCCTCACGCCGCCCCCCTGCGCTTGGAGCGCTTTCCCAGTCAGCGTTTGCCaggcccactccctccccacctcccgaGTCCCACCCTTCTGAAGCATTCTGGCGGTACGCTTACACTGAACCCACTCGCCCCTTCAGcctgggagggcagggcagggattcTGTTAACTCAGCAGGTTGTGCCCATGTTGTGAGAGCAGATTCcctgggtcccttctggcccttgCTCAACCAATgagctgcaggatcagggaaGGGACCTTTGCCTGGTACTGCCTCCTGCTGTCGGGGTAGAGAATTGCTTCCAactgcccttcccctctctcaGGTGTTGTACAACGGTGCCGCCGTGAAGCAGGTGGATGTCCCCACGCTGAGCGGCTCCTTCGGCATCTTGGCGGCTCATGTTCCCACCCTGCAGGTCCTTAAACCCGGAGTTGTGACGGTCTTTGCCGAGGACGGCACAGCGACCAAGTACTTTGGTGTGTGAAACTGGGTGGGGCCCTGAAAGTgtgagaggaggcagcagggaggaaTTGTTGTCTGGAAAGGACTCCCCTTAAGGGTTACCGTGGGGGAGAATCTTTGCTTCACCATTGATCTTGGGAGCctagactcctgggttctgtcagtGGGTCTGGGACGGGGCTGTTGTCCAGTGGATGGAGGATTGGGAATTTGGACTCCTGAGTCCTATTTATGGCTCTAGCACTGTGTGAGTCTGAGCAAGCCACatcatctctctgcctcagccctcctgtcagtaaaatggggctaatctctccttcctggggctggggagggagtctGGCAGGCTTACGAAACCTCCGTGAAGTGCATTGAGGTGTTCAGCTGGAGGGTGCTGTAGGAGTCCTACGACTGGGTGAGTGGCAAGTGAAGATACACCACTGGAGTGTGCGCCAGTCCCCTGGCAGGTCCAGGTAGTCTGTCCTGGTGACTAGAGCCCCTGACGCCTGGGGCGGTGAGAGCTGACAACAGACCTGACCTCGCAatgctgctgcgggggagggctAAGAATGTGTAAGCTCCACTAGGTACAGACGGGGGTACCAGCCATTGTGACTCCTTCCCGCCACCGTTATCCTGTGACCTGGCCCCACAAACCAGGTttagctcacagccctgccctgtACCTGGGGCCCGTGGGCCGCCCGCCGCACCCGCTGACTCAGTCCCCGGCTGTTGTGTTTGCAGTGAGCAGTGGCTCCATCACAGTCAATGCTGACTCCTCGGTGCAGCTGCTGGCAGAAGAGGTGGCCACTTTGGACATGCTGGATCTCGCTGTGAGTACCCTGCGGTCACCGGCCTGCGCTGGGTGGTGAGGaacaggctgggctgggccccgCTCGCTAGCAGGGCAAAGAATCTGGCTATAAGCTGAGGTCTGCTGCGGGAGATTCACTCCTTATTCCTCCTGCGTGGGCTGCCTGTGGCCAAGGAAGGTTTTCGCAGATCAAGGTCTGTTTCCTCACCTTGAGCTCTCCACCCACTGCCCAGGATCATAGAGTTAAACCTTCCTTAAAGGATACCTGGGGAGGAAGCTGAGTTAAGCCCCCCCTGCAGGCTGCGTCCCTTTGTCCTGGAGTGTTTAGTGATCTTTCGCAACTCCACTCCTGCTTCTTTTAATCATGGGGCCCTTTAATGGGCTGTCCAAATGCCCAGGCTGGCCTCAGACCCACGGACCAGGCCCCTCTACACACTCTGCATCTGGATGAGTGCCGGTGTGCAGGACTGGCCTACGCTGCAAAGCACAAACGGCCTGCTGGGGTTTGCTCCAGCTTCCAAGGACAACCTCTCTGGTGCCCTCCCACGAAGGTTTTCAGTGCTGCTGGCTCAGCAGTTGCCT harbors:
- the ATP5F1D gene encoding ATP synthase subunit delta, mitochondrial codes for the protein MLPARRLLALGPRALRLPGLRAPARSYAEAAAGPAQMSFTFASPTQVLYNGAAVKQVDVPTLSGSFGILAAHVPTLQVLKPGVVTVFAEDGTATKYFVSSGSITVNADSSVQLLAEEVATLDMLDLATAKSNLDKALSQLAAAPDETAKVEAQINVEASEALVKALE